A single region of the bacterium genome encodes:
- a CDS encoding M42 family metallopeptidase, with translation MNQKIDENHVLDLLKELTEAFGVSGFEAEVRHIIQARVLPLAHEVHTDALGNLYAVLNPGEEFTLMLTAHMDEVGFVVKGLEKDGFLRLAPLGGWDVRLLPGQTILVKSTKGRYYYGLIGSVPPHVLETEERNRVLGWGDLFVDVGATSLQELNKMGIRLGCAALIPQTLRLLGQGTIMAKALDDRVGCALLLLILESLAKDILPWRIVVTFSSSEEVGSRGARVAAQRWSPHMALAVEGTMATDTPGIKAGQMVSVLGGGPVVTAMDKSLIVPEKLVDLILAIAEELDIPYQIKTPLVGSTDAGAIHSSGRGVLTAVVAVPCRYSHSPTSLMRLEDFFNTYRLLEALIRNAFSIYEQVRA, from the coding sequence ATGAACCAAAAGATAGATGAGAACCATGTCTTGGATCTTCTCAAGGAACTCACCGAGGCCTTTGGAGTCTCCGGATTCGAGGCCGAGGTGCGCCATATCATTCAAGCCAGGGTATTACCCCTTGCCCACGAGGTGCATACAGATGCCCTGGGAAACCTCTATGCAGTCTTGAATCCTGGGGAAGAATTCACCCTAATGCTGACCGCTCACATGGACGAGGTGGGATTCGTGGTCAAGGGACTGGAAAAAGACGGCTTCCTCAGGCTGGCCCCCCTGGGGGGATGGGATGTGCGCCTCCTACCGGGACAGACCATTTTGGTAAAGTCAACAAAAGGCCGCTACTACTATGGTCTCATAGGCTCGGTCCCACCTCATGTGCTGGAGACAGAGGAGAGGAACAGGGTGCTGGGCTGGGGGGACCTTTTCGTGGACGTGGGGGCCACCAGCCTCCAGGAGCTAAACAAGATGGGGATCAGGTTGGGCTGTGCTGCCTTGATCCCTCAGACCTTGAGACTTCTGGGCCAGGGAACAATCATGGCCAAGGCCTTGGACGACAGGGTGGGATGTGCCCTTTTGCTTTTGATCCTGGAGAGCCTTGCCAAGGACATATTGCCGTGGCGTATCGTGGTGACCTTCTCCTCCAGCGAGGAGGTGGGATCAAGAGGGGCCAGGGTGGCTGCCCAGAGGTGGAGCCCTCATATGGCTTTGGCTGTGGAAGGCACCATGGCCACAGACACTCCAGGGATAAAGGCAGGGCAAATGGTCTCTGTTTTGGGAGGGGGGCCTGTGGTGACGGCCATGGACAAGAGCCTAATAGTGCCGGAAAAGTTGGTGGATTTGATACTCGCTATTGCAGAAGAATTGGACATCCCCTATCAGATCAAGACCCCCCTTGTGGGATCTACGGACGCAGGTGCGATCCACTCAAGCGGAAGGGGAGTTCTCACAGCAGTGGTGGCGGTGCCATGCAGATACAGCCACTCTCCCACCAGCCTCATGCGTTTGGAGGATTTCTTCAACACCTACAGGCTGCTGGAAGCCCTGATCCGAAATGCCTTTTCCATATACGAGCAAGTACGGGCATGA
- a CDS encoding methyltransferase domain-containing protein produces the protein MCESMEPGEQLLTNQKQAHYFDGVVELFDQDQPPHILRNLEVIVEAASIQPGDRVLDVGAGVGVLIPLIREYKPGTIVACEISARMLARLAEKYPDVQTHLSDIAEMKLPDGWFNVIFMNAVFSNLVDKPRALANCARMLNSSGRLVISHPEGRLFVERIRDVVPFPLDPLPIFPQLRRMVKDLPLLLTLYEDRSDLYLAVLERTGPPKKS, from the coding sequence ATGTGTGAATCCATGGAGCCTGGAGAACAACTCCTTACAAACCAGAAACAGGCACATTATTTCGACGGGGTGGTGGAGTTGTTCGATCAGGACCAGCCTCCCCACATCCTTAGAAATCTTGAAGTAATAGTGGAGGCCGCTTCCATACAACCTGGAGATCGTGTGCTGGATGTGGGAGCCGGGGTTGGGGTTCTTATCCCGCTTATACGTGAATATAAACCAGGCACCATAGTGGCCTGTGAAATCTCGGCCAGGATGCTGGCCCGTCTGGCAGAGAAGTATCCGGATGTGCAAACCCATCTCTCGGACATAGCGGAAATGAAACTCCCAGACGGGTGGTTCAACGTGATCTTCATGAACGCGGTCTTCTCCAATTTGGTGGATAAGCCCAGGGCTCTGGCCAACTGCGCAAGGATGCTCAATTCATCCGGACGACTGGTCATCAGCCATCCAGAGGGAAGGCTCTTCGTGGAGCGCATAAGGGATGTGGTGCCTTTTCCCCTGGATCCCCTTCCCATATTCCCGCAACTAAGGCGCATGGTAAAAGACCTGCCTTTGCTTTTGACCTTATATGAAGACCGCTCTGACCTTTATCTGGCGGTACTTGAGCGCACAGGACCTCCCAAGAAAAGCTAA
- the hisG gene encoding ATP phosphoribosyltransferase has product MEKLKLGIPKGSLQEATIEIFKRAGWNIRLPDRSYFPGIDDEEISCYLIRAQEISRYVESGVLDLGLTGRDWILENDSKVVILEELIYSKVSRRPARWVLAVPEDSPVRTLQDLEGKRVATELVNFTRRLFQHRGIRVDVEFSWGATEAKVLEGLADAVVEVTETGTTLRANGLRIVEELMTTAPQLIANPLAWEDPWKHRKIEQIRVLLKGAMAAYKKVGLKMNVSEEDISNVVAVLPSLKAPTISKLYGQDWFAIETIVDQEVVREIIPKLQEAGAQGIIEYSLNKVI; this is encoded by the coding sequence ATGGAAAAGCTCAAATTGGGTATACCCAAAGGTAGCCTTCAGGAGGCAACCATAGAGATATTCAAGAGGGCGGGTTGGAACATAAGACTGCCGGATCGAAGCTATTTTCCGGGCATAGATGATGAGGAAATATCCTGTTACCTCATAAGGGCACAGGAGATCTCCAGGTACGTGGAAAGCGGGGTCCTGGATCTGGGGCTTACGGGCAGGGACTGGATCCTGGAGAACGATTCCAAGGTGGTGATCCTGGAGGAGCTCATATATTCCAAGGTAAGTAGAAGACCGGCTCGCTGGGTGCTGGCAGTGCCCGAGGACTCCCCTGTGCGAACTCTTCAGGACCTGGAAGGAAAGCGTGTGGCCACCGAGCTGGTGAATTTCACTCGAAGGCTTTTCCAGCACAGGGGCATAAGGGTGGATGTGGAGTTTAGCTGGGGCGCCACAGAAGCCAAGGTGCTGGAGGGACTGGCAGATGCTGTGGTGGAGGTGACCGAGACAGGCACTACCCTGAGGGCCAATGGGCTCAGGATCGTAGAGGAACTCATGACCACGGCCCCCCAGTTAATAGCCAACCCCCTGGCATGGGAGGACCCTTGGAAGCACAGAAAGATAGAGCAGATCCGGGTTCTGCTCAAAGGGGCCATGGCCGCATACAAGAAGGTGGGCCTCAAGATGAATGTTTCCGAGGAGGATATCTCCAATGTGGTGGCCGTGCTCCCAAGCCTCAAGGCCCCCACCATCTCAAAGCTTTACGGGCAGGACTGGTTTGCCATCGAGACCATAGTGGATCAGGAAGTGGTGCGGGAGATCATCCCCAAGCTGCAGGAGGCCGGAGCTCAGGGAATCATAGAGTATTCCCTAAACAAGGTCATCTAA
- a CDS encoding alpha/beta hydrolase: MPTASIRGVSMYYKEAGQGSALILVPGLGGDSRAFNPIFPFMRKKGFRLVAFDPRGLGRSESSLEGVSMEQLVLDVLGLVDRLDIREAFFLGASLGALVVKNLAVACPRLVKGLILCTPPPVSGPLAMQWSKRLKELITESPINELMARLLEAMVSPQYWTKNRVVLQELASQYGMDERTRRAMMRQLEVWTEQENEWFLPEVPCLILGGEQDRLVGKEELKRISQLIPGSRLVILEGVGHHLILEAPWRVAQEVFRFAQQAMGKMEA; this comes from the coding sequence GTGCCCACTGCTTCCATCAGGGGTGTGTCCATGTACTACAAGGAGGCCGGGCAGGGTTCTGCTCTCATACTGGTGCCAGGCCTTGGAGGTGACTCCAGGGCCTTCAACCCCATATTTCCGTTCATGAGAAAAAAGGGGTTTCGCCTGGTGGCATTTGATCCCAGGGGGTTGGGAAGGTCAGAAAGCAGCCTTGAGGGGGTCTCCATGGAGCAGCTGGTCCTGGATGTACTGGGACTGGTGGATCGTCTTGACATAAGAGAAGCCTTTTTCTTGGGAGCATCCCTGGGTGCCCTGGTGGTTAAGAACCTAGCTGTGGCTTGTCCCCGGCTGGTCAAAGGCCTCATTCTTTGCACTCCTCCGCCCGTGAGCGGTCCCCTTGCCATGCAGTGGAGCAAGAGGCTCAAAGAGCTCATAACTGAGTCTCCCATCAACGAGCTCATGGCCAGGCTTCTGGAAGCCATGGTATCTCCGCAATATTGGACAAAGAACAGAGTGGTATTACAGGAGTTGGCCTCACAATACGGCATGGATGAAAGAACCCGCAGGGCCATGATGCGACAGCTGGAAGTCTGGACAGAGCAGGAAAATGAATGGTTCTTGCCAGAGGTTCCTTGCCTTATACTTGGGGGTGAGCAAGACAGGCTGGTGGGCAAAGAGGAACTCAAGAGAATTTCCCAGCTCATACCTGGTAGCAGGCTGGTGATTTTGGAGGGAGTGGGACATCACTTGATCCTGGAGGCTCCTTGGCGAGTGGCCCAGGAAGTTTTCCGCTTTGCCCAGCAAGCCATGGGAAAGATGGAGGCTTGA
- a CDS encoding HD domain-containing phosphohydrolase: MKDPDKRARGLELLLQLSLEICSQRDLEAILQRIWEELSLVLDAERSSIFLLDEQTQELRSVVALESEEIRFDRKKGIAGRVLATGLPMLIPDAYADPRFNPEIDRITGFRTKSILAVPLRGPSGSLLGVAQVLNRKDGKAFDEEDLGLLQALADTASVAIENVQLYQEQLKATEAVIAALVKGLEMRTENKGGHAFIVRAYSTVMAEAMGLDANRVKILGWAACLHDLGKLAVPDRVLRKGAVLTKEERLAYEKHAFWTRRLLELMEFSGDMAAVVDIAPFHHKDFDGGGFPQGPPQGTEVPVEARIIAVADSLWCKMNPRFGEKPMGLQEALAWLAREAGTRFDPDVVGILPAIQQQLRLCEKKLEREHKR, translated from the coding sequence ATGAAAGATCCAGATAAAAGGGCAAGGGGACTGGAACTGTTGCTGCAGTTGAGCCTCGAGATCTGCTCTCAAAGGGATCTGGAGGCAATTCTGCAGCGCATTTGGGAAGAACTCAGCCTTGTCCTGGATGCCGAGCGGAGTTCTATTTTTCTCTTGGATGAGCAAACCCAGGAGCTGCGTTCGGTGGTGGCTCTGGAAAGCGAGGAGATACGTTTTGACAGGAAAAAGGGAATTGCAGGAAGGGTACTGGCCACAGGCCTTCCCATGTTGATCCCTGACGCGTACGCTGACCCGCGTTTCAACCCAGAGATAGACCGCATAACAGGTTTTAGAACCAAGTCCATTCTGGCCGTGCCATTGAGAGGCCCCAGCGGATCCTTGTTGGGAGTGGCGCAGGTACTAAACCGTAAAGACGGTAAAGCCTTTGACGAGGAGGACCTGGGTTTGCTGCAAGCCCTGGCCGATACTGCGTCCGTGGCCATTGAGAACGTTCAGCTTTACCAGGAGCAGCTGAAGGCCACCGAGGCAGTAATAGCTGCTCTTGTCAAAGGTTTGGAAATGAGGACTGAAAACAAAGGTGGCCATGCCTTCATTGTAAGGGCGTACAGCACAGTGATGGCAGAGGCCATGGGCCTGGATGCCAACAGGGTGAAAATTTTAGGTTGGGCAGCCTGCCTCCATGATCTTGGAAAACTGGCTGTGCCCGACAGGGTGTTGCGCAAGGGGGCTGTCCTTACAAAAGAGGAAAGACTCGCGTATGAGAAACATGCTTTTTGGACCAGGAGGCTCCTGGAACTGATGGAGTTTTCCGGGGACATGGCCGCAGTGGTGGATATAGCTCCTTTCCATCACAAGGATTTTGACGGAGGGGGGTTTCCTCAAGGCCCTCCCCAGGGCACTGAGGTGCCTGTTGAGGCCAGAATAATAGCTGTGGCTGATTCCCTTTGGTGTAAAATGAATCCTCGCTTCGGTGAGAAGCCCATGGGTTTGCAAGAGGCCTTGGCTTGGTTGGCTAGGGAGGCAGGCACAAGGTTCGATCCAGATGTGGTAGGAATTCTTCCAGCCATCCAACAGCAGTTACGCCTCTGTGAAAAAAAACTGGAACGAGAGCACAAAAGGTGA